Proteins encoded by one window of Kribbella italica:
- a CDS encoding LysR family transcriptional regulator, with translation MELTPLRAFREVCRLGSISAAADKLGYTQSAVSRQLATLEAQLGRTLLTRHARGVRPTAAGDVLLTHAAGILAQVDRATADVAAAESRPGPLRVGAFPTASAQLLPKALKCLHRSWPDLRITFTEGVTPTLLPGLVDSTIDLAVVTDYPPGLPAADGLDLIHLLDDRLHVALPVGHRLADQDEIDLAELAKDSWVEDYPGAAAILTSVCARAGFAPRLEIVCGTWLGKQAFVAAGYGVMLAPGLVVPALRPDLVVRPLTDPPTRTVYVATRAADEPCGAVDAFVEALRTSI, from the coding sequence ATGGAACTGACCCCGCTCCGCGCGTTCCGCGAGGTCTGCCGGCTCGGCTCGATCAGCGCGGCCGCGGACAAACTCGGCTACACCCAGTCGGCCGTCTCGCGGCAGCTCGCCACGTTGGAGGCCCAACTCGGTCGCACCCTACTGACCCGGCACGCCCGCGGCGTCCGGCCGACCGCGGCCGGCGACGTACTGCTCACCCATGCGGCCGGCATCCTCGCGCAGGTCGACCGCGCGACCGCCGACGTCGCCGCGGCCGAGAGCCGGCCGGGGCCGCTCCGGGTCGGCGCCTTCCCCACCGCCAGCGCGCAATTGTTGCCCAAGGCACTGAAATGCCTGCACCGGAGCTGGCCCGACCTCCGGATCACGTTCACCGAGGGAGTCACGCCGACGCTCCTGCCAGGTCTGGTCGACAGCACCATCGATCTCGCGGTCGTCACGGACTATCCACCCGGCCTGCCCGCCGCCGACGGACTCGACCTGATCCACCTTCTCGACGACCGGCTGCACGTCGCGCTGCCGGTCGGCCACCGGCTGGCCGATCAGGACGAGATCGACCTCGCCGAGCTCGCCAAGGACAGCTGGGTCGAGGACTACCCGGGCGCGGCGGCCATCCTGACCAGCGTGTGCGCCCGCGCCGGATTCGCGCCGCGGCTGGAGATCGTCTGTGGGACGTGGCTCGGCAAGCAGGCGTTCGTCGCCGCCGGGTACGGCGTCATGCTCGCGCCCGGCCTCGTCGTACCGGCACTGCGGCCCGATCTCGTCGTCCGGCCGCTGACCGATCCGCCGACCCGCACGGTGTACGTCGCGACGCGCGCCGCCGACGAGCCATGCGGTGCCGTCGACGCCTTCGTCGAGGCGCTCCGCACGAGCATTTGA
- a CDS encoding Rid family hydrolase, producing the protein MSQLSYPQPEGVAAGNGYSHVVTGPGRWVAIAGQVALDAAGEIVGAGDPEAQARQVFANLDACLSAAGASFADVVKLNFYVTDIGVLPAVRVVRDQYVDTANPPASTAVQVVALFRPELVLEVEAYAVVAG; encoded by the coding sequence GTGAGTCAGCTTTCCTACCCGCAGCCCGAAGGCGTTGCTGCGGGCAACGGGTACAGCCATGTCGTCACCGGGCCCGGTCGCTGGGTGGCGATCGCCGGGCAGGTCGCGCTGGACGCCGCGGGCGAGATCGTCGGGGCGGGTGATCCGGAGGCGCAGGCCCGCCAGGTGTTCGCGAACCTGGACGCGTGCTTGTCGGCGGCGGGTGCGAGCTTTGCCGACGTGGTGAAGCTCAACTTCTACGTGACGGACATCGGGGTGCTGCCCGCCGTACGGGTGGTGCGGGACCAGTACGTCGACACCGCGAACCCGCCGGCCAGTACGGCGGTGCAGGTGGTCGCGCTGTTCCGGCCCGAGCTGGTGCTCGAGGTCGAGGCGTACGCCGTGGTCGCCGGCTAG
- a CDS encoding serine hydrolase yields MSSPVRPPLRDSATNHLRAIFEDAGTRGWFHAISLDRPDEAISLDADAVVPMASVYKLPLVIAFAELVEGGSLDPQQPITLQPDDRTPGPTGLSIFSDPVTLSLRDLATSTMTVSDNAAADALLEVVGLDRLADLLQRAGLTGTRVRRGTADNLRELVRRTRTTDADAALAVLADNDTTDPSGVYEAANASATSARDMTTLLAKLWSGELLSTPQTAFVQRLMAQQVFTQRIASAFPHDAVRVYGKTGTFGALRHEVGIVELPGGPTVAVAALTRAARADRRLPRVDAAIGQATRYAVDRLR; encoded by the coding sequence ATGAGCAGCCCTGTCAGGCCACCATTGCGCGACTCGGCCACCAATCACCTGCGCGCGATCTTCGAGGACGCCGGCACCCGCGGCTGGTTCCACGCGATCTCGCTGGACCGCCCCGACGAGGCGATCTCCCTCGACGCCGACGCCGTCGTACCGATGGCCTCCGTCTACAAGCTGCCGCTGGTCATCGCCTTCGCGGAACTGGTCGAAGGCGGCTCCCTGGACCCCCAACAGCCGATCACCCTCCAGCCGGACGACCGCACGCCCGGCCCGACCGGCCTCTCGATCTTCAGCGACCCGGTCACACTGTCCCTGCGCGACCTCGCCACCTCGACCATGACCGTGTCCGACAACGCCGCCGCCGACGCCCTGCTCGAAGTCGTCGGCCTCGATCGCCTCGCCGACCTCCTCCAGCGCGCCGGCCTGACCGGCACACGAGTCCGCCGAGGCACCGCCGACAACCTGCGCGAACTGGTACGCCGTACGCGCACGACCGACGCCGACGCAGCGCTCGCCGTACTGGCCGACAACGACACCACCGACCCGTCCGGCGTCTACGAAGCCGCCAACGCCTCAGCCACCAGCGCCCGCGACATGACGACGCTGCTCGCCAAGCTGTGGTCCGGTGAACTCCTCTCCACGCCGCAGACCGCTTTCGTGCAACGGCTGATGGCGCAGCAGGTCTTCACCCAGCGGATCGCGTCCGCCTTCCCGCACGACGCCGTCCGCGTCTACGGCAAGACCGGGACCTTCGGCGCGCTGCGCCACGAGGTCGGGATCGTCGAGCTCCCTGGCGGACCGACCGTCGCCGTCGCGGCCCTCACCCGCGCCGCGCGCGCCGACAGACGCCTGCCCCGCGTCGACGCCGCCATCGGCCAAGCCACCCGGTACGCCGTCGACCGCCTCCGCTAG
- a CDS encoding LysR family transcriptional regulator, giving the protein MLTERHLQIFIALADEQHFGDAARVVGITQPPLSQGLRRLEALVGAKLFERGPGRVELTAAGAALLPYARRALGSLDEFHHAAGARDPDGPEVRLGLTPEVPPAIGAAVAAALPSGRVTVVTAPTSQLLTSTRLHLAVVLHPAVLDGLEAGPVTLLPTDALVPTSLHPDDGVPLKLRDLDALPIAVRPRAEAPAARDLVLDTLDLHRPTGGTVVVTDERAALAMAAAGQAIVVTPDRSLHAVGLGRHPIVDDPLPVRLRLVWPAARTPSALLPDALARIAQALAVTT; this is encoded by the coding sequence ATGCTCACTGAACGCCACCTGCAGATCTTCATCGCGCTCGCCGACGAGCAGCACTTCGGCGACGCCGCCCGCGTCGTCGGCATCACCCAGCCGCCGCTCTCCCAGGGCCTGCGCCGTCTGGAGGCCCTGGTCGGCGCCAAGCTCTTCGAACGCGGCCCTGGTCGAGTCGAGCTCACCGCCGCCGGCGCAGCCCTCCTCCCGTATGCCCGGCGCGCTCTGGGCTCGCTCGACGAGTTCCACCACGCCGCTGGTGCTCGGGACCCGGACGGGCCAGAGGTACGGCTCGGTCTGACTCCAGAGGTCCCGCCTGCCATCGGCGCGGCCGTAGCTGCCGCACTGCCCAGCGGCCGAGTCACCGTCGTCACGGCTCCGACCAGCCAGCTACTGACGTCCACCCGGCTGCACCTGGCCGTCGTACTCCACCCGGCCGTGCTCGACGGGCTGGAGGCCGGTCCAGTCACCCTCCTGCCGACCGACGCCCTCGTACCGACCTCACTGCACCCGGACGACGGCGTACCGCTCAAGCTGCGCGACCTGGACGCGCTGCCGATCGCCGTACGCCCGCGTGCTGAGGCACCGGCCGCCAGGGACCTCGTGCTGGACACGCTGGACCTGCACCGCCCAACAGGCGGCACGGTGGTGGTCACCGACGAGCGGGCCGCGCTGGCGATGGCCGCGGCCGGGCAGGCGATCGTGGTGACACCAGACCGCTCGCTGCACGCCGTCGGCCTCGGCCGCCACCCGATCGTCGACGACCCGCTCCCGGTACGGCTCCGCCTGGTCTGGCCGGCCGCCCGTACGCCGTCCGCGCTGCTGCCCGACGCGCTCGCCCGCATCGCCCAAGCCCTGGCGGTGACAACATGA
- a CDS encoding MBL fold metallo-hydrolase: MTVSRRGVLRGAAVAAVGAAGTAAGVRAATADEPAAATQREPVELTWWGNHAWQIRSGESVVLTDPWLTRFVTGTYTPEGADETTRIVSKPSVIDKYVTKADAILVHHGHYDHLPDVPYVARRTKATVLGNETHLNLLRAMRAPGDQLTQVVGGEYLPFKGFTVEVFRSLHSCGGERHQFAFPGTRPAVVPPKPRTIADLVEGGTLAYVLTIGGLRILSLSTAGFDPVALKDLEVDVVLAAPGGEPGVTDRLLKTIKPVPLVIATHWDDFDKPLDEPAEDWGGLAKLQASVLATGAEFRKVEHLESITL, translated from the coding sequence ATGACGGTGAGCCGGAGAGGTGTGCTCAGAGGGGCAGCGGTCGCGGCGGTGGGTGCTGCGGGGACTGCGGCCGGCGTACGGGCTGCGACAGCCGACGAGCCTGCAGCGGCAACACAGCGGGAGCCGGTCGAGCTGACCTGGTGGGGCAACCACGCGTGGCAGATCCGGTCCGGGGAGTCGGTCGTGCTGACCGACCCGTGGCTGACCAGGTTCGTCACCGGGACCTACACGCCGGAGGGCGCCGACGAGACGACGCGGATCGTCAGCAAGCCCAGCGTGATCGACAAGTACGTCACCAAGGCCGACGCGATCCTGGTGCACCACGGGCACTACGACCACCTCCCTGACGTCCCGTACGTCGCACGCCGGACCAAGGCGACGGTGCTCGGCAACGAGACGCACCTCAACCTGCTGCGAGCCATGCGGGCACCGGGCGACCAGCTGACGCAGGTGGTCGGTGGTGAGTACCTGCCGTTCAAGGGTTTCACTGTCGAGGTGTTCCGGTCGCTGCACTCGTGCGGAGGTGAGCGGCACCAGTTCGCCTTCCCGGGAACGCGTCCGGCCGTCGTACCGCCTAAGCCGCGGACAATCGCCGACCTGGTCGAGGGCGGGACCCTCGCCTACGTGCTGACCATCGGCGGGCTGCGCATCCTGAGTCTGAGCACCGCCGGCTTCGACCCGGTCGCGCTGAAGGACCTCGAGGTCGACGTGGTCCTGGCCGCGCCCGGCGGTGAGCCCGGCGTGACGGATCGGCTGCTGAAGACCATCAAGCCCGTTCCGCTGGTGATCGCCACGCACTGGGACGACTTCGACAAGCCGCTCGACGAGCCGGCCGAGGACTGGGGTGGTCTGGCGAAGCTCCAGGCCTCGGTGCTCGCGACGGGTGCCGAGTTCAGGAAGGTCGAGCACCTGGAGTCGATCACCCTCTGA
- a CDS encoding GntR family transcriptional regulator, translating to MTERKLNRGGGRPLWKQLQEELVRRLRAGEFDDVFPGELALVEDYQVSRHTVRQALSQLRADGLIVAERGRQPRVATAPEIRQPMGALYSLFSSVEASGLTQHSVVRALDVRADGVIASRLGLEASIPLVYLERVRFAGDEPLALDRVWLPAAVAESLLEADFSHTSLYAELAARTGLRLDHGREDIRAVNPTSAERALLHCPAGAAVFSINRLAHAQGRPFEWRHTVVRGDRFALAAEFSAHQGYRLTPATGSSLA from the coding sequence ATGACCGAGCGCAAGCTCAACCGCGGCGGCGGCCGGCCGCTGTGGAAGCAGCTCCAGGAGGAGCTGGTCCGCCGGCTCCGCGCGGGCGAGTTCGACGACGTCTTCCCCGGTGAGCTCGCCCTCGTCGAGGACTACCAGGTCAGCCGCCACACCGTCCGCCAGGCGCTCAGCCAGCTCCGCGCCGACGGCCTGATCGTCGCCGAGCGCGGACGCCAGCCGCGGGTCGCGACCGCGCCGGAGATCCGCCAGCCGATGGGCGCGCTCTACAGCCTGTTCTCGTCGGTCGAGGCGTCCGGCCTGACTCAGCACAGCGTCGTACGGGCGCTCGATGTCCGCGCCGACGGCGTGATCGCGAGCCGCCTCGGCCTGGAGGCGTCGATCCCGCTCGTCTACCTCGAACGCGTCCGCTTCGCCGGCGACGAACCCCTCGCACTCGACCGCGTCTGGCTCCCGGCAGCTGTCGCGGAGAGCCTGCTCGAGGCGGACTTCAGCCACACCAGCCTGTACGCCGAACTCGCGGCCCGCACCGGCCTCCGCCTCGACCACGGCCGCGAGGACATCCGCGCGGTCAACCCGACGTCGGCCGAGCGAGCCCTCCTGCACTGCCCCGCCGGGGCCGCTGTGTTCTCCATCAACCGCCTCGCCCATGCCCAGGGCCGCCCGTTCGAGTGGCGCCACACCGTCGTCCGCGGCGACCGCTTCGCCTTGGCCGCGGAGTTCTCCGCCCACCAGGGCTACCGCCTGACCCCGGCGACCGGGAGCAGTTTGGCTTGA
- a CDS encoding YeiH family protein: MQLEVRSPASSETAAKPHFVERLPGLLVVLVLATAAVPLGRLVPVVGGPVFGLVLGVVVGSLVPVLRGEWSRPGYEFASKFLLQVSIVVLGTGLSLQQVARVGAGSLPVMLGTLAIALGGAWLFGRLLGVRGDTQILIGVGTAICGASAIAATTAAIEAKKSSVAYALATIFTFNVVAVLAFPPLGHLMGLGPEAFGLWAGTAVNDTSSVVAAGYAFSQQAGDHALVVKLTRSLMLVPIVIGLVILKSRRDARRGVGGEGAGAPETASGFAAAGAAATPGGFAAAGAAETAGGFAAAGVPRAKLPWRRMLPLFLVGFLVAAGLRTVGLVPDERQADLALVGTFLITSALVAIGLSLRVGELRKAGLRPLLLGAILWVCVASCSLGLQLATGTL, encoded by the coding sequence GTGCAGCTAGAGGTTAGGTCACCGGCATCGTCCGAGACGGCCGCGAAACCTCATTTCGTCGAGCGGCTGCCGGGGTTGCTGGTGGTGCTCGTGCTCGCGACGGCGGCGGTGCCGCTCGGGCGGCTGGTCCCGGTCGTCGGCGGGCCGGTGTTCGGGCTGGTGCTGGGGGTTGTGGTCGGCTCGCTCGTGCCGGTACTGCGGGGTGAGTGGTCGCGGCCGGGGTACGAGTTCGCGTCGAAGTTCCTGCTGCAGGTGTCGATCGTGGTGCTGGGCACCGGGCTGTCGCTGCAGCAGGTCGCGCGCGTCGGCGCCGGATCGCTGCCGGTGATGCTCGGGACGCTGGCGATCGCGCTCGGTGGAGCCTGGTTGTTCGGGCGGTTGCTCGGGGTGCGCGGCGACACGCAGATCCTGATCGGCGTCGGTACGGCGATCTGCGGCGCCTCCGCGATCGCGGCGACGACGGCGGCGATCGAGGCGAAGAAGTCGTCGGTGGCGTACGCGCTGGCGACGATCTTCACGTTCAACGTGGTCGCGGTGCTGGCCTTCCCGCCGCTCGGCCACTTGATGGGCCTCGGCCCGGAGGCCTTCGGCCTGTGGGCCGGTACGGCGGTCAACGACACGTCGTCGGTGGTCGCGGCCGGCTATGCCTTCAGCCAGCAGGCCGGCGACCACGCACTGGTGGTGAAGCTGACCAGATCCCTGATGCTGGTGCCGATCGTGATCGGCCTGGTGATCCTGAAGTCCCGCCGGGACGCGCGCAGGGGGGTGGGGGGAGAGGGAGCCGGCGCCCCCGAAACCGCTAGCGGCTTCGCCGCTGCGGGCGCCGCCGCAACCCCTGGCGGCTTCGCCGCTGCGGGCGCCGCCGAAACCGCTGGCGGCTTCGCCGCTGCGGGCGTGCCTCGGGCGAAGCTTCCCTGGCGGCGGATGTTGCCGCTCTTCCTGGTCGGGTTCCTCGTTGCCGCCGGGCTGCGGACCGTCGGGCTGGTGCCGGACGAGCGGCAGGCGGATCTGGCGCTGGTCGGGACCTTCCTCATCACGAGTGCGCTGGTGGCGATCGGGCTGTCGTTGCGGGTCGGTGAGTTGCGGAAGGCCGGACTGCGGCCGTTGCTGCTCGGCGCGATCTTGTGGGTGTGCGTGGCCAGTTGCAGCCTCGGGCTGCAACTGGCCACCGGCACGCTCTAG
- a CDS encoding glycoside hydrolase family 2 protein translates to MPSTQPRPEHPRPQFVRPHWLNLNGEWQFEADKSDSGLERGLAERELERRITVPFAPESELSGIEDVDYSEAVWYRTTVTIPSDWTGNDAVLHFQAVDHDATVWVNGVEVVRHRGGFTPFSANLAGVAAPGEEALIVVRARDTKNGSQARGKQSTIYFNRDCHYTRTTGIWQTVWLEAVPSVHLGRPRITPDVAGSVFHLSVPVSANKPGWTVRAVLSDSNGEIVTAEVRADLDLAPRLQLAVPADRVRLWDTTDPHLYDVRLELVNADGAVVDQAASYAGLRSVSINGQAVLINGKHVFQRLVLDQGYWPESLMTAPSEEALVADIELSLAAGFNGARLHQKVFEERFLYHADRMGYLVWGEFGDWGAGVGDTGDNNQLPTATFVTQWLEAVERDYNHPSIVGWCPLNETHQLLHDRITQLDDVTRAMFLATKAADTSRPVLDASGYSHRVPETDIWDSHNYEQDPVEFGKQMAGLADGAPYGNTGGREDRPISQPYNGQPYFCSEFGGIWWNPEAVQLAGTDRAESWGYGQRVKDEAEFYDRFTGLVDVLLDDPRMFGYCYTQLTDVFQEENGIYRFDRSSKLDVDRIRKVQIRAAAFEG, encoded by the coding sequence ATGCCCAGCACCCAGCCCCGACCCGAGCACCCCCGGCCGCAGTTCGTCCGCCCGCACTGGCTGAACCTCAACGGCGAGTGGCAGTTCGAGGCCGACAAGTCCGACTCCGGCCTGGAACGCGGTCTGGCCGAGCGCGAGCTCGAGCGCCGGATCACCGTTCCGTTCGCGCCCGAGTCCGAGCTGTCCGGGATCGAGGACGTCGACTACTCCGAAGCGGTCTGGTACCGGACGACCGTCACGATCCCCTCCGACTGGACCGGCAACGACGCCGTCCTGCACTTCCAGGCCGTCGACCACGACGCCACCGTCTGGGTGAACGGCGTCGAGGTCGTCCGGCACCGCGGCGGCTTCACCCCGTTCAGCGCCAACCTGGCGGGCGTCGCCGCGCCGGGCGAGGAGGCGCTGATCGTCGTCCGCGCCCGCGACACCAAGAACGGGTCGCAGGCGCGCGGCAAGCAGAGCACGATCTACTTCAACCGGGACTGCCACTACACCCGGACCACCGGCATCTGGCAGACCGTCTGGCTGGAGGCCGTCCCGTCGGTCCACCTCGGGCGGCCGCGGATCACCCCCGACGTGGCGGGCTCGGTGTTCCACCTGTCCGTCCCGGTCTCGGCGAACAAGCCGGGCTGGACGGTCCGCGCCGTACTGTCCGACAGCAACGGCGAGATCGTCACCGCGGAGGTTCGCGCGGACCTGGACCTGGCGCCGCGCCTGCAGCTCGCCGTACCGGCTGACCGGGTGCGGCTGTGGGACACGACCGACCCGCACCTGTACGACGTACGGCTGGAGCTGGTGAACGCCGACGGCGCTGTGGTCGACCAGGCCGCCAGCTACGCCGGTCTGCGGTCGGTGTCGATCAACGGCCAGGCCGTACTGATCAACGGCAAGCACGTCTTCCAGCGGCTGGTGCTGGACCAGGGCTACTGGCCGGAGAGCCTGATGACGGCGCCGTCCGAGGAGGCGCTGGTCGCGGACATCGAGCTGAGCCTGGCGGCCGGCTTCAACGGGGCCCGGCTGCACCAGAAGGTGTTCGAGGAGCGGTTCCTCTACCACGCGGACCGGATGGGTTACCTGGTCTGGGGAGAGTTCGGCGACTGGGGTGCGGGCGTCGGTGACACCGGCGACAACAACCAGCTGCCGACCGCGACGTTCGTGACGCAGTGGCTGGAGGCGGTCGAGCGGGACTACAACCACCCGTCGATCGTCGGCTGGTGCCCGCTGAACGAGACCCACCAGCTGCTGCACGACCGGATCACCCAGCTGGACGACGTGACCCGGGCGATGTTCCTGGCCACCAAGGCGGCCGACACCAGCCGTCCGGTGCTGGACGCCTCCGGCTACTCGCACCGGGTGCCGGAGACCGACATCTGGGACTCGCACAACTACGAGCAGGACCCGGTCGAGTTCGGCAAGCAGATGGCCGGCCTGGCCGACGGAGCGCCGTACGGCAACACCGGTGGCCGCGAGGACCGGCCGATCTCGCAACCGTACAACGGGCAGCCGTACTTCTGCAGCGAGTTCGGCGGGATCTGGTGGAACCCGGAGGCGGTCCAGCTGGCCGGCACCGACCGGGCCGAGTCGTGGGGCTACGGCCAGCGGGTGAAGGACGAGGCGGAGTTCTACGACCGCTTCACCGGGCTGGTCGACGTACTGCTCGACGACCCGCGGATGTTCGGCTACTGCTACACGCAGCTGACCGACGTCTTCCAGGAGGAGAACGGCATCTACCGCTTCGACCGCTCCAGCAAGCTGGACGTCGACCGGATCCGCAAGGTCCAGATCCGCGCGGCGGCGTTCGAGGGCTAG